A region of Bacillus rossius redtenbacheri isolate Brsri chromosome 2, Brsri_v3, whole genome shotgun sequence DNA encodes the following proteins:
- the LOC134529023 gene encoding leucine-rich repeat neuronal protein 3-like, whose translation MLGRTGMIVFWLTLLLTHERSLALCPGMCICDDESLKSSCQDAGLDVVPIQLNPNLKVINLRGNKITSVRDTICIYTNLRILDISQNKITTLGSQNFELHAELMILNISNNQITVLERKTFGGLISLRTLDISNNFLDNIEGSIFLELTNLEHLNLSKNHITVIGKGVFDNLKSLRTLQLDGNQLLDVPTHVLRNLQLLQVLALDDNLIEVVSEDSFPLLRDLKVLTLESNVISDIHLTAFDNVKMLEFLDLGNNNISLVPTAQLSKLTELRELRVCGNEFSIIGPVAFQNLVDLRSLWICQLLHLKHVDVRAFVDNIKLETLIMDGNINLETLPIRLFHSNPLLTHLSVRGTSLTSLDASHFPLDQLHYLYLGGNSLRCNCSMLWLWLLARKQRGIMSNNFTAISTVIPDNMPRLDIDELQCQNLNTGEKTLLVDVPESVVICEATWLIVLLVTTGVVISLLSISCTVMFSLGCGKWCKKREKEPEETETEIPTRSLHNTTATHHHNHSLYNNRRQTGKLLRFVPKRPDMEGMDEIVLKHSKCVDRDFHIQGPLANWETFPGENRVHDHRRPQMYTPHYNADARIKKPAHIVYV comes from the coding sequence ATGCTTGGGAGGACAGGAATGATTGTTTTTTGGTTGACTTTACTTTTGACACATGAAAGAAGTCTCGCATTGTGCCCTGGTATGTGCATTTGTGACGATGAATCGCTGAAATCGTCTTGCCAAGATGCTGGTTTGGACGTTGTTCCGATTCAGCTAAACCCTAATCTTAAAGTGATTAATCTAAGAGGCAACAAAATCACGAGTGTACGTGATACAATATGTATTTATACCAACTTAAGAATTTTGGATATTTCTCAAAACAAAATAACTACTCTCGGGTCTCAGAATTTTGAACTTCATGCCGAACTAATGATCCTTAACATAAGTAATAACCAAATTACTGTTTTAGAAAGGAAAACATTTGGAGGACTGATATCTCTGAGGACTTTAGACATAAGCAACAATTTTTTGGACAACATTGAAGGAAGTATTTTTCTGGAACTAacgaatttggagcatttgaattTGTCCAAAAATCATATAACTGTAATAGGGAAAGGGGTTTTTGACAATTTAAAGTCTCTCCGAACGCTTCAACTGGATGGCAACCAACTTCTTGATGTGCCGACGCACGTCCTTCGAAATTTACAGTTACTGCAGGTGCTAGCATTAGATGACAATTTAATAGAGGTTGTAAGTGAGGACTCCTTTCCACTCCTTCGAGATTTGAAAGTTCTTACTCTGGAATCTAATGTTATTTCTGATATACACTTGACAGCTTTTGACAATGTGAAAATGTTGGAGTTTCTTGACTTGGGTAATAACAATATTTCTCTAGTTCCAACTGCACAGTTATCAAAGCTAACGGAACTACGAGAGTTGCGTGTATGTGGAAATGAATTCAGTATCATTGGACCTGTTGCGTTTCAAAATCTTGTTGACCTGAGGTCGCTATGGATTTGTCAACTGTTGCATCTGAAACATGTAGATGTTAGGGCTTTTGTTGATAACATAAAGCTCGAGACACTGATAATGGATGGAAACATTAACTTGGAGACTTTGCCCATCAGACTCTTCCATAGCAACCCCCTCTTGACTCACTTGTCTGTACGGGGCACTTCATTGACATCATTAGATGCTTCACATTTTCCATTGGATCAACTCCATTATTTATACCTTGGCGGCAACTCTCTTCGCTGCAACTGTTCGATGCTTTGGTTGTGGCTTCTAGCAAGAAAGCAGCGTGGCATTATGTCAAATAATTTTACGGCAATCTCCACTGTCATACCAGACAATATGCCTCGCCTCGATATTGATGAATTGCAGTgtcaaaatttaaatactggCGAGAAAACTCTTTTGGTGGATGTCCCAGAATCAGTAGTAATATGTGAGGCCACTTGGCTCATTGTATTGCTAGTAACCACAGGTGTCGTGATTTCTCTGTTGAGCATTTCTTGCACAGTTATGTTTTCTTTGGGATGTGGAAAGTGGTGCAAGAAGAGGGAGAAAGAGCCTGAAGAAACAGAGACCGAAATTCCTACGCGTAGTTTGCACAACACTACTGCCACTCACCATCACAACCACAGTCTTTACAACAATCGTCGTCAAACTGGAAAGCTCTTAAGATTTGTGCCGAAACGGCCCGATATGGAAGGCATGGATGAGATAGTTTTGAAGCATAGCAAATGTGTTGACCGTGATTTCCACATTCAAGGTCCATTGGCCAATTGGGAAACTTTTCCAGGAGAAAACAGAGTGCATGACCACAGGCGACCACAAATGTACACCCCCCACTATAACGCTGACGCGAGAATAAAGAAACCAGCACACATAGTTTATGTGtga